A DNA window from Rossellomorea marisflavi contains the following coding sequences:
- a CDS encoding sensor domain-containing diguanylate cyclase produces the protein MTDNEVILTYKSNLFDLIYDGEPSTYIEGWLRIMKESWDCKKVYLYIHSDDAYLLYGSGETGDVPPSIREEEIRYLDPFLIRYEGAHEGILEGFAFADHQGSGSSLLFWSGGEEVEPAQLKQIWEVSNRFLLHTRAIQTVHEDERRYRELFNVTEIFHSTRDVRKLLAVTMETLKRVFPQDVFTLLLANDPVGNEAHSIRHFDLDKANEASMHVFVSGEMKCWGEQVLYAPLKGTQGIYGVLEVKLNPVSVLTDHKIEFVRLLAYTAGSALENAKLYEQSRKVISDLQLINETSHQLNLNLRMSDTLQFLRKQVERSFQTEHIGFVLFEDGAVTVAEESSDLFGLPSGKQYVEFVQERMKQSREAIFIGEMNEQVSDGEPFSSLMAVPMLHDGSLLGFCLVLHREAYRFSFDMYKLFQSFIHHSTLAITNARLREKLEELVITDQMTNLYARAYLGEKMDASMEQDDHGTLLLVDIDDFKSVNDRFGHQVGDEVLVQVADLMKEVVGESGYVARWGGEELAVYLPCVGQSIGALIGRALVEGISEKTSPRVTLSCGVASWHRKRSAVTVEKLVKRADEALYIAKNNGKNQVVLEDRTTYA, from the coding sequence ATGACTGACAATGAAGTAATATTAACGTATAAATCGAATCTTTTCGACTTGATCTATGATGGGGAACCATCCACTTATATAGAAGGATGGCTCAGAATCATGAAAGAGTCCTGGGACTGCAAGAAAGTATATCTGTATATCCATTCGGATGACGCCTATCTATTATATGGTTCCGGGGAGACAGGGGACGTTCCCCCCTCGATCCGGGAAGAGGAAATCCGGTATCTGGATCCTTTCTTGATTCGCTATGAAGGGGCACATGAGGGAATCCTTGAGGGGTTCGCGTTTGCTGACCATCAGGGTAGCGGCAGCTCGCTGCTCTTTTGGAGCGGTGGTGAAGAAGTGGAGCCCGCCCAGCTGAAGCAGATATGGGAGGTGAGCAATCGCTTCCTGCTTCATACCCGTGCGATTCAGACGGTGCATGAAGATGAACGCAGATACAGGGAACTATTCAACGTGACGGAGATTTTCCACTCCACCCGGGATGTAAGGAAGCTCCTTGCTGTGACGATGGAGACCCTGAAGCGCGTTTTCCCCCAGGATGTATTCACGCTGCTCCTGGCGAACGATCCCGTTGGGAATGAAGCCCATTCGATCCGTCATTTTGATTTGGACAAAGCGAATGAGGCCTCCATGCATGTATTTGTCAGCGGGGAAATGAAATGCTGGGGTGAGCAGGTCCTCTATGCACCCCTGAAAGGGACTCAAGGGATCTATGGGGTACTCGAAGTGAAGCTCAATCCTGTATCGGTGCTGACCGATCATAAAATCGAATTTGTAAGGCTCCTTGCTTATACGGCGGGAAGCGCCCTCGAGAATGCCAAACTTTACGAACAATCCAGGAAAGTCATTTCCGATCTTCAGCTGATCAACGAGACCTCCCACCAGTTGAACTTGAACCTGAGGATGTCCGACACCCTCCAGTTTTTGAGGAAGCAGGTGGAGAGATCCTTCCAGACGGAACATATCGGCTTTGTCCTTTTCGAGGACGGAGCCGTGACAGTCGCGGAGGAGAGCTCGGATCTGTTCGGGCTTCCCTCCGGAAAGCAGTATGTGGAATTTGTGCAGGAGAGGATGAAGCAAAGCAGGGAAGCCATCTTCATCGGCGAGATGAACGAACAGGTGAGTGATGGAGAACCCTTTTCTTCCCTGATGGCGGTTCCGATGCTGCATGATGGAAGCCTCCTTGGCTTCTGCCTCGTCCTTCACCGGGAGGCCTATCGCTTCTCATTCGATATGTATAAGCTGTTTCAATCCTTCATCCATCATTCCACCCTTGCCATCACGAATGCAAGGCTTCGGGAGAAATTGGAGGAGCTGGTCATCACCGATCAGATGACCAATCTTTATGCCAGGGCCTATCTTGGAGAAAAGATGGATGCGTCCATGGAACAGGATGACCACGGCACCCTGCTTCTTGTCGATATCGATGATTTCAAATCCGTCAATGACCGGTTCGGTCACCAGGTTGGTGATGAAGTGCTCGTCCAGGTGGCGGATCTGATGAAGGAAGTGGTGGGTGAAAGCGGATATGTTGCCCGGTGGGGCGGCGAAGAACTGGCCGTCTATCTTCCTTGTGTCGGACAATCGATCGGTGCTTTGATCGGAAGGGCCCTTGTCGAAGGGATCTCTGAAAAGACCTCCCCCAGGGTGACCCTTTCTTGCGGAGTGGCCTCGTGGCATCGCAAACGTTCTGCGGTCACGGTGGAGAAGCTCGTGAAGCGGGCGGATGAAGCACTTTATATTGCCAAGAATAATGGCAAGAACCAAGTGGTCCTTGAAGATCGAACCACGTATGCATAG
- the rpsD gene encoding 30S ribosomal protein S4: protein MARYTGPSWKLSRRLGISLSGTGKELEKRPYAPGQHGPNQRKKISEYGLQLQEKQKLRHMYGVTERQFRNLFDQAGKLQGKHGENFMALLECRLDNVVYRLGLARTRRQARQLVNHGHVTVNGSRVDIPSFRVLPGQVISVREKSRNLDIIKEAMEVNSFVPEFLTFDADKLEGTFTRVPERSELPAEINEALIVEFYSR, encoded by the coding sequence ATGGCTCGATATACTGGCCCAAGCTGGAAACTATCCCGTCGTCTTGGAATCTCTCTAAGCGGAACGGGTAAAGAACTAGAAAAGCGTCCTTACGCTCCAGGACAACATGGTCCTAACCAACGTAAAAAAATCTCTGAGTATGGTCTTCAACTTCAAGAGAAACAAAAACTTCGTCACATGTACGGAGTAACTGAGCGTCAATTCCGCAACTTGTTCGATCAAGCTGGCAAACTACAAGGTAAGCACGGTGAAAACTTCATGGCGCTACTTGAGTGCCGTCTTGATAACGTTGTGTACCGTCTTGGTCTTGCCCGTACTCGTCGTCAAGCTCGTCAGCTTGTCAACCACGGTCACGTAACAGTGAACGGTTCACGCGTAGATATCCCATCTTTCCGCGTACTACCAGGACAAGTCATCTCAGTTCGTGAAAAATCACGCAACCTTGACATCATCAAAGAAGCGATGGAAGTGAACAGCTTTGTTCCTGAATTCCTTACTTTCGATGCTGACAAGCTTGAAGGTACATTCACACGCGTTCCTGAGCGTTCTGAACTACCAGCTGAAATCAATGAAGCTCTTATCGTTGAGTTCTACTCTCGTTAA